The Leguminivora glycinivorella isolate SPB_JAAS2020 chromosome 7, LegGlyc_1.1, whole genome shotgun sequence genomic interval TAGATGTCAACTATGTGCTAGGCGCGCACAAAGTAGAGAGGATCAATAGAATACACTCATGCCTCAAGAttgaaggtttttttttgtatcatgACTGGATTTGTTAAAGCATGTTTTTAATTTCCTCATATTACTGAGGTGCAAAAGTCAGAATTATGGCAGTACTGGTAGCTTAGGTAGCTAcccaagaagaaaaaaaaagattaacataCACATTGACAGGGTCTTCATTGGATACGGAGCCATCTCTGGATGATTGGTAATCATTTCTCAAGCCTGTCAAATAGTCCTGGTTTGAATCCCTATCACTGTCAGAACtggaataaaaatgtttagtaGGTTAGTTATAAACACAGTATTTATAATAGGTTgactaataggctagtttcctatacttaaaataaaatattttatgcagtgcacgaaataaggcaccacataattagaagaaaaatatggacagtagttatgatTAAACCtattttaataagtcaaagagaaacatataaagtaaatgaattgaccgtgatgtcactcctcagtatttcatagtaattccatattagcaaagtGTATATATAATTCATTATATGCTAtataatccatttccatagttttatttcatttcatttcatttcatttcatttcatttattcagtcACATAATAAACTTACAGTAATATCACCAAGTCGTTTACATGCTAAATGTCAATTCTaatatacaaatgtcaaaaaatattgtaaaactaaactatttaagTACACAGTATTGAAATCTAATAATTATAATGAGTAAATATCGCAGTAACCGAATCtttgaattaaaatattgtaaaacatctTTTTTACCCACGATGGCACAGAGAAGGTATATGTGTTTAGGGTGAGAGATTGtgcgtttgtttgtttgtttataaGCTTGACTTGGATGTCTTTGCCTCCTTTTTTTGTTGATGCCAAGCCAATTTGTAGGTTTCCCTGATGTATTCTAAAAATTGCTTACCTAGTGACAGAAGGTATAGTTAAGCGAGGCACATCCAGATTGTTCCCCTCTTCCACTGTATTGAGGAACTGTATACTTTCGATCAGTTGTCTGTAGGTGTCGCAAGCATCTTGGTCAATTTTGTGCTTAAGGGCATCTAATTTAGATAGAAAACTCTTGACTCCATACTCCTTGACTATGTAATTACCCGCTTTTGTCTGTAAAAGAAGGATTGTGTTCAGTAAACATTCATTTCATAATTTCTAGAAGcccatcataaaataaaaaaaaaaagttggcagtCATATTTGAATGAATCCATAAATATTATTTGTaaacaggtttttttttattaaacataacaaaagcatcttaattattaataaaataaattacttaaattttaattgaCATAAGTTCTCGTaaaattaggtttttttttataatttgatcatttatttataacaggCCAGTTCACGATCCACACAAAACAATCCTCCTCACAGGCAAATCAGGGAAGCCAGGTAAACAGCTTAATCTGAATAGATCTACTGATGTAATTTTAAATGAAGTATGTAATTTGAACTAAAAGGCTTACCATTACTGTACCAAGTAGTAATTGTAGTGCTTCGCCTTGGAGCGTAGGTTTTTGAACATAGAACCATGCCAGCAAAGCATCCAAGAGTTCACGCGTACCAGACAACTCATCTTCAATCTCCCAGCCCAAACGCAGTTTAGCGGCCAATAACTGCAACGAGCGTTCACGTATCTCCCTTATAGGATGACCTAAAAAGAATAAGTAATATAGCAAAATATCAATGTATGTTCACTTAAACTAAACTGTGAGGTCGCAAGTTTACTTAcccaatttttttatataattagatAAATATTCAGTGGATGTCATTGTGAACTCTGACTATAGGgcgtaattaattatatttatcaaaaaaatattataacttCCAATAGAGAAGCTAATTTACTACATTGTTTACACattttttgaaaatgtaacGAAATGTCTATATTGTCTTGACAGCTGTCATGTTTATTAATGTACGACTGTAGTGGTATCGAACCGAACCGACTCAATAATCTGCGtttaataattgaaataatgTGTAGACTGAACGTGTTTAAATGTGTCTTAAATGTGTTTCGCCGTTGGGTTGCCAGCTACAGAACTTTCCACGTTTTCTGAGATTTTCCCGGTTGCGTAGTGACTTGATATTAATTTTACTCTTAACATTTTACTTAATAGTATACTACAAATATGTTTACAACCTTAATAATAAAACCAAACTACTTTAATTAAAAAGACGTACACTAAAGAACATCTCCTAAGAATCCTAAGTGCTACTCCTCGAGCCCTTAAAAAGGCAAATCAGTCAAATCAATGGCAAATAAAAAATTTTGTGAAAATAATTCAAAGTAGTTGGACTtatctataataatatatatttatttactttttttttttatagtcctGGGTTTTCTTATTTCGCCTAAAGGCAACACTGAAATTGGAGTATGACATTTACAGGTGACAGTTACATGACTGGATGGTTGGTTGAGGTTGACATTATCTTGTGATTCTTGTGGCTGAAATGAGTATTTCATAAGTTTCAAGATTTACTTTTGCGGTAGGTTAATGTTAAATTACATATActgaataaatacaattagttagTAAATTATAATCTCGTAGATTATTATGATGTTAAGtgaataaaaagttaaaaataatatttgcttCAAAAACACTTTACAAGCTGTCGGTGTCGGCTTAGTGCCTAATAAAACTCGatgataaatgataatatttgGCGTTTTCAATATTGTTTACAGATAGTTTAAGATTGTTGTATTTCCGCgtttttttgttataattagCTCGATATGTATTATGTGTCAGATAACTAAATCGCAATATTTGTAAATTACAGATGGCTGACATAAAAGCATTGTTGAAAGAAGCAAGGAAACTAATAGATGATAACAATTACAAAGAGGCACAAGAATGTTGCAAAAATATTCTGAGAAAGGATAAACAAAACTATATAGCTCTAGTGCTCCTTGGAAAGTCACTACAAGATGCTGATCAAGCACCCCTGGCATATCAGAAGGCTATAGCAAGCAAACCAGACCATCCATTAGCGTGGCATGGCCTTGCCAACTATTATGAACGAAAAGATGATGAATCTTCAAAGACaaaattaattactgtctatgatgaaatattaaaattgaaaattgaagaGGATAAGGCTTTAGAAATAATCACAAAGCTTGGGCAACTCGGCTGCCATCAAAAAAGCAATGAAGCGATCACCACACTTCTCCACTACAAAGATAAAGTTACTGAGGCAAAATTATTAACTGCAGTAGAAAATAAAGTATTAGAATTACTTAAGAGTGGCATTTCTTGTAAAGAAGATGATATACAGTCAATTTTAAAGCTATTAGACCAGCTTTACATTAAGGATCCAAGCAGTTCTTTGGAGCTGATTTATGCCAAAGTGATTCTACAAAAAAGTAACTATGCACAAGCAGTTGATGAAATTATACACCTTCAGTTCTTTTCACagaatgttgtattacgagaaTTTCTTTGCAAACACATATGCAACAGATATGTTAAAGATAACTCATTTAATAACATACCAATAGAGAACCTTGTAGACAAAATAATAGATGGAATTGAAAACTCCAAGTACCCGGGCTTGCTAAAATGTATGATTTATTTTGACAAATCAGATTATTTGGAAGCTTATAAGCAGTGTGTCCCCTTGGTTAACTACCACCAAGCAGATGTTACAGAAGCAACATTTATAATAAAGTGTGCTATTATGCTAAAAAAATGGCCAGTTGTACAAAAGTTAGCTACAAATTTCCTTCCTAAAGCCAAAGAACCAAGTTTTGTTTTGAATTTAAAAAGATTCCTGTTTATATCCCTTGCCAAACAAAGAAAATGGAAACAGGCCATATCTGCAGCATCTGAAATACCCCTTGATAAATTAAGTATTAATGAGCAAGCTATTCTTGCAGAATGTTACATTGAAAGTAATGAAAACGCTGAACACATAATGGAACACCTTCATTCAAGTGAATATTACCTTCAACTACAAGCTTTAAGTTTACTGAAACAGGAAAAATACACTGAAACTGTGACACTCCTTCAAGACATTCATGATGAAGCTTTGTGTTTGTTCTACTTAGGCAAAGCACTCTGGAAACTTAAGGACTATGAAAAGAGCCAAATCAATTTACTGAAGGCAGCAAAACTTAACCCATATCATCCAGAAACTTTTCTGTATTTAGGTCATTTCTATCATGATTACAAGAAAGATTTAGAGAAATCAAGAAAATGTTATGAGAAAGCACACAATTTGGACAATACCAATcccaaaataattaaaaaactaaGTGAAGTTTACACAAAATTGGAACTAAGAGAAACTGACTTTGAACTCCTGACTGCTGCAGAAAAGAACATACAGGAGTCCTGGTTGAACTTCAGATTAGGACTACACTATATGAGTAAAAGATTGTGGGAAAATGCTGTTGTACAATTCAGGAATGTTATTAAGAGTGACCAAAGCAACATTACTGCTTTTGAATGTTTAGCTGATGCATATTATTCTCGGGGCTCATACACATCAGCATTAAGAGCATATAATAAAGTAATGACAGCCAATCCAAGCCGAAGTGCACACTGTCTGACAAAAATAGGAAACATACATTCTCTCTTGACCCAGTACGAAGAAGCAATTGCTACATATGAGAAAGTTTTGAAGATTGATGCTGACTCTATGCTAGCTTTAAAAGGAATAGCAGAAACATGGATGAGAATTGCCAAGAAAAAGGTAACAGCTAAAGTATATGGCAGTGCTAGAGATTGTGCTCAACAAGCCATAAATTACCTTATCAAAGCATTacagaaacaaaaacaatttatCTGTCTCTGGAAACTTTTAGCAGATACTTTGATATTTGTCACAACTTTGCCAGATAAATATGCCTATGTGTATATGACAGATTTACTTGTGCAAGCTGATGATAATATCCAGACATATCAAAAATTAGACATCTTCCCAAAAGCAATTGCATGTTACTCTCTTGTTGCTAAAAAGAATCAACAGTCTGCTTCTTATGAATTGGCATCAACTTACTTTGCTTTCTATCAAGAATCTCGAAAATTGGTTAACTGCCACATTGCTTTTAAATTGACACTTCAATGTATAAAGGAAAAGCCATCCCATTGGAGGAATTGGAATTTGTTGGGGAAAATTTGTCTGTTCATAAAGAAATATGATATTGCACAGCATTGTTTTATCAAAGCTTTACTTGTAACTCGCAAATGGTCTGTTGCTAAAATTTGGTGTAATCTGGGGACCTTGTACTTAAAGCTGAATTATCACAAATTAGCTAACTACTGCTTTTGGCGTGGTCAGTCCACTCTGCCTTCTTATCCTTTGAGTTGGATTGGACAAGCACTGATCGCAGAAGTCATTAGGGAAGAGGAAGCAATGGACCTTTTCAGACATGCTTCTCGACTTGGATACCACCCTGAAAGTGCACTTGGCTATGCTGACTGGGTGTGCCGCACATTAAAAAAGAGTAGCAACTACAAAGAAAATTCAGAACTAAAGTATGTTATAGAAGGTCTCCACGCAATACCTTATGCTATAGATCTTGTTGAGTGGTACTCTACTTTTGAATCTAAAAATGCATGTGCCTGCACCATTCTGGGAATCCTCCAAGAACGCTTCGGACTTATCAGGGCAGCATTTAAGTCATATGAGAAAGCATTGCAGTATGCAGATGATGAAAATAGAAATATTACCTTCCTGAATATGGGAAGAATATTGATGAGAATGGAGAGATATGATGAAGCAGTAAAAGTATATAAAGCAATAACCGAAGCCAGCCTGGACTCAACATGTGGCTTAGCTCTTGCACTCTACAAGAAGGGTCTTTATGAAGAATCATATGCGGCCTATGATGCTGCTCTGCACTGGTTGAGCAATGAAGATGATGACAAAGCAGATATTCTAGTTGCCATGGCTGGCATTGTCTATATGTTCAAAGGAGCAGATGATGCAAAAACTTTACTTTTCCACAGCATTCAAATATCACAAAAGAAGCCCACTCCATACAGCTTATTTGCAATTTGTTCATTAGGGCTTATACATTCTGATCAAAGTCTATCTAAGCTTGCTGTAGGTGAGATGCAGAAATATGAAATGGATAGTAACTTTGGATTTGATATTGGTTTTCTGAAATCATATGTTCTCTTATGTGACGAAAATATTGATGGAGCTATAAAATTGCTTAGCGATTCTCTTCATGATCATCCAAGCAACGCTTTATTGTGGTTCTGCATGGCCCAATATTGTCTTAGAGAAACCAATAAGAGAGCTAAGGTGGCGAGTAGTTGTGCTCAAAGAGCCTTGTGTATAGCCCATTATGGAGAATGTAAATGTAATCCAGCTGAAATCATATCCACTGCCAGCATTGCTGAGCATTTTGCAGGCAACCAAGCCAAGGCCTTGTTGTTGGCTAAAGAGGGCTTACATATGTATCCGAATCAGTCAGAAATCTGGGCTGCTCTCTTATTTTCTCTCTTGCCTCACAAAAAATGGGCAGAAAGGAAGGACTGGTTATTGACTGCTGCTGGGCATATGCGGCGACATTTAGAAATCTCGCGCTCTCTAAGTAGATGGGTTAATCTAGTAGAGAAAAAACTAACCAGATGAACAATTACGCtctgacgacagagacaaaaaatctcgccgtgcaactgttgcatccgtgtgcgcaGGCCCTTAAGAAAGATACCTTTGTTTTTTGCAACATGAACTTGCAATTTTGTGCTTCTAAACTAAACATAACTATAGATAGAActaccagtttttttttaatatataagaAAGAAACTTAAGTGCCTATATATTTCATGTACTTGagatgttatgaattttataaaatgattttgtcgtCATGATACAAATATTAACTGCATTTATTAAAACTGAGTAGCTTAAGTGTGGTCTGCATGTAGAGttaattttttaataatgtttttattatatttaaatataaaatgctATGAGTTCAGTACAAaatactgttttatttaataaaatttagttAGAATCTTTGAGTTTGGCTGTGCCATCCGAAATTCTTCTATATACTGCAAGAAATTTTTCTCCATTGTTTCTTGTCACCTTTTGACCTTCTTCAGTGCTTTCATAGAGCTTTTCCACTATTGGATCAGATTTCTGAAAAAACATTATTTGTGTTTTAGTGGACATAATAGAAATATGGAATCAGAGTTAAAAAtaattgggttggtaagaacattgcttagcgatctgaacaatgcgtaatccgtaggtgccaagtctggagagtacggtggatgaggtatcactttccaacctagctccaatagctttagccgagtcacttttgcaatgtgtaggcgagcattgtcgtgtaagaaaaaaactttagcatgctgtggacgattctgacagattttttggtttaaattttcaagctgattacagtatactgatgcggtaacagtcattccacttggtaggagttcccagtgaataataccatgaatatcccaccaaacggacagcataacttttttcgggtgaggctctgtttttggtgcctctattcctttttcgtttggagctagccactgacgtttgcgtgtgtgatttatatataagacctatttttcatctccagtgataagatggtccaaccagttgaatgtgcggcgaaaagacagaagttgtatgcagatatcggcacggcggtttagttgatgtctatcaagttAGCTGGTATACATTTTTGATTTATCTTTACACACTACATAtcagaccctctagcacaactt includes:
- the LOC125228176 gene encoding tetratricopeptide repeat protein 37 → MADIKALLKEARKLIDDNNYKEAQECCKNILRKDKQNYIALVLLGKSLQDADQAPLAYQKAIASKPDHPLAWHGLANYYERKDDESSKTKLITVYDEILKLKIEEDKALEIITKLGQLGCHQKSNEAITTLLHYKDKVTEAKLLTAVENKVLELLKSGISCKEDDIQSILKLLDQLYIKDPSSSLELIYAKVILQKSNYAQAVDEIIHLQFFSQNVVLREFLCKHICNRYVKDNSFNNIPIENLVDKIIDGIENSKYPGLLKCMIYFDKSDYLEAYKQCVPLVNYHQADVTEATFIIKCAIMLKKWPVVQKLATNFLPKAKEPSFVLNLKRFLFISLAKQRKWKQAISAASEIPLDKLSINEQAILAECYIESNENAEHIMEHLHSSEYYLQLQALSLLKQEKYTETVTLLQDIHDEALCLFYLGKALWKLKDYEKSQINLLKAAKLNPYHPETFLYLGHFYHDYKKDLEKSRKCYEKAHNLDNTNPKIIKKLSEVYTKLELRETDFELLTAAEKNIQESWLNFRLGLHYMSKRLWENAVVQFRNVIKSDQSNITAFECLADAYYSRGSYTSALRAYNKVMTANPSRSAHCLTKIGNIHSLLTQYEEAIATYEKVLKIDADSMLALKGIAETWMRIAKKKVTAKVYGSARDCAQQAINYLIKALQKQKQFICLWKLLADTLIFVTTLPDKYAYVYMTDLLVQADDNIQTYQKLDIFPKAIACYSLVAKKNQQSASYELASTYFAFYQESRKLVNCHIAFKLTLQCIKEKPSHWRNWNLLGKICLFIKKYDIAQHCFIKALLVTRKWSVAKIWCNLGTLYLKLNYHKLANYCFWRGQSTLPSYPLSWIGQALIAEVIREEEAMDLFRHASRLGYHPESALGYADWVCRTLKKSSNYKENSELKYVIEGLHAIPYAIDLVEWYSTFESKNACACTILGILQERFGLIRAAFKSYEKALQYADDENRNITFLNMGRILMRMERYDEAVKVYKAITEASLDSTCGLALALYKKGLYEESYAAYDAALHWLSNEDDDKADILVAMAGIVYMFKGADDAKTLLFHSIQISQKKPTPYSLFAICSLGLIHSDQSLSKLAVGEMQKYEMDSNFGFDIGFLKSYVLLCDENIDGAIKLLSDSLHDHPSNALLWFCMAQYCLRETNKRAKVASSCAQRALCIAHYGECKCNPAEIISTASIAEHFAGNQAKALLLAKEGLHMYPNQSEIWAALLFSLLPHKKWAERKDWLLTAAGHMRRHLEISRSLSRWVNLVEKKLTR